The Pelagicoccus enzymogenes genomic interval TTGGGCTCTCGTTTCTCTTCCAAGTGCTTCGATGATCCAGTTGTTCAAGCTCTTGTTCTCCTTCTTTGATCGAATGTAGATGCTCCTATGAAGGTCAGGATCTAGTCTTAGGGTGAGCTTTCCGGAAAACGGCTTGTCTGGCTCTTCGCCACGTTCGGAGCAAAAGTCGAGG includes:
- a CDS encoding type II toxin-antitoxin system HicB family antitoxin yields the protein MEYKGYVGTVQFDEEAEIFHGEVINMRDVVTFQADTVEGLKKEFQASIDDYLDFCSERGEEPDKPFSGKLTLRLDPDLHRSIYIRSKKENKSLNNWIIEALGRETRAQ